A single genomic interval of Candidatus Gracilibacteria bacterium harbors:
- a CDS encoding NfeD family protein has product MSILYFWIAAAIIFLIIEMVTTTFYGLSLAIASAFVAGLVYFLGDTTFTILQGIVFAILSLIFAFVLPKLLSPQDPHMPQGADQYMGQVRTIKKVSGEWKVTLDGVDYLIESEDDLSAGDKVEITGHHGVTMRVKKK; this is encoded by the coding sequence ATGTCTATTCTCTATTTTTGGATTGCAGCGGCTATCATTTTTCTCATCATAGAAATGGTAACGACTACATTCTATGGTCTTTCTCTCGCTATTGCGAGTGCGTTTGTGGCGGGATTGGTGTATTTTCTTGGAGATACGACCTTCACTATTCTTCAGGGAATTGTATTTGCGATTTTGAGTCTTATCTTTGCTTTTGTACTCCCGAAACTTCTCTCTCCTCAAGATCCGCATATGCCACAAGGAGCTGATCAATATATGGGTCAAGTTCGCACTATCAAGAAAGTCAGCGGTGAATGGAAGGTGACTCTCGATGGAGTTGATTATCTGATTGAGTCAGAAGACGATCTTTCTGCTGGCGATAAAGTCGAGATTACTGGGCATCATGGTGTGACAATGCGTGTGAAAAAGAAATAA
- a CDS encoding rhomboid family intramembrane serine protease, whose protein sequence is MRSYKTQLPFPFYPKEYFSHALIVVAVIVSVLGFLFPGIVSLFGFHHISLSGDGMILFIGQLFLYQFLHGSILHILFNSYFLYQAGPEVETRMSKGRFQLFFLLNTIFVAAALWFFAPYSLTIGISGFCMAILSYLWIDLHTAHHPMANQILVMLVLNIAIGFMGNISFVGHFFGAVFGLIWWYFRKKQW, encoded by the coding sequence ATGCGTTCATACAAAACTCAACTTCCATTTCCATTCTATCCGAAAGAATATTTCTCTCATGCACTTATTGTAGTAGCAGTGATTGTATCTGTACTTGGATTTCTATTTCCAGGTATTGTATCGTTATTTGGATTTCATCATATTTCTCTTTCTGGAGATGGAATGATTCTATTTATTGGGCAGTTATTTCTCTATCAGTTTCTTCATGGAAGCATCTTGCATATTCTTTTCAATTCCTATTTTCTCTACCAGGCATGACCAGAAGTGGAGACTCGCATGAGTAAGGGGCGATTCCAACTCTTCTTTCTTCTCAATACGATTTTCGTTGCTGCGGCGCTCTGGTTCTTCGCTCCATATTCTCTCACGATTGGTATCTCGGGATTCTGTATGGCGATCCTCTCGTATCTCTGGATTGATCTCCATACGGCACATCATCCGATGGCGAATCAGATTCTCGTCATGCTCGTTCTGAATATTGCTATCGGATTCATGGGAAATATTAGTTTCGTCGGACACTTTTTCGGTGCAGTTTTTGGGCTTATATGGTGGTACTTTCGGAAGAAACAATGGTAG
- a CDS encoding HD domain-containing protein — MFLEQFNQLNNIHQSSESILALEKFLSDVQRVWTKDPEIQEEESVLDHTRESIELARKYSHIIEQYGGNPLRVVHLLEVHDIPEILTGDTDPRRIDAHVKHVREEWAMTLLISNPSDREAWQEYAEGESIDAQFAKAFDKMQFLLKLQKIGWRSEYPGAMRNYRKYFLPFPELLEIVDHPIFSTIVSSESTTI, encoded by the coding sequence ATGTTTCTTGAGCAGTTCAATCAACTTAACAATATTCATCAATCTTCCGAATCAATTCTCGCTCTTGAGAAATTTTTATCAGATGTACAAAGAGTCTGGACAAAAGATCCTGAAATCCAAGAAGAAGAATCTGTTCTAGATCATACCAGGGAAAGTATAGAGCTCGCACGCAAATATTCTCATATCATCGAGCAATATGGATGAAATCCTCTCCGAGTCGTCCATCTCCTCGAAGTACATGATATTCCTGAGATTCTCACGGGAGATACCGATCCACGACGCATCGATGCTCATGTGAAGCATGTTCGTGAGGAATGGGCAATGACACTTCTGATTTCAAACCCGAGCGACCGTGAAGCTTGGCAAGAATATGCAGAAGGAGAAAGTATCGATGCACAATTCGCAAAAGCATTCGACAAAATGCAATTTCTCCTAAAACTTCAAAAAATAGGATGGAGAAGTGAATATCCATGAGCTATGAGAAACTATAGAAAATATTTCCTCCCCTTTCCTGAACTTCTCGAGATAGTCGACCATCCAATATTTTCTACCATTGTTTCTTCCGAAAGTACCACCATATAA
- the rpsO gene encoding 30S ribosomal protein S15, protein MDHKEKKSLMEGFATHKGDTGSPEVQVAILTSRIENLKNHLETHKQDNHSRRGIVMMVAKRRKLLDYLKKKEESRYLALIEKLGLRK, encoded by the coding sequence ATGGATCATAAAGAAAAGAAATCCCTCATGGAAGGGTTCGCTACGCACAAGGGCGATACTGGTTCTCCAGAAGTTCAGGTTGCTATTCTCACTTCTCGTATCGAGAACTTGAAGAATCACCTCGAGACTCACAAGCAAGACAATCACTCTCGTCGCGGTATCGTGATGATGGTAGCAAAACGTCGAAAACTTCTTGATTACCTCAAGAAGAAGGAAGAATCTCGCTATCTCGCTCTTATCGAGAAGCTCGGACTCCGAAAATAA